The segment ATTTGTCAAGGAGCTTAAGAATGTCAGGCGTGGACGTATTAAGGAATACGCCAAAGAATTCGACTGTGAATACTTCGAAGCAGGGAGGTGGCCCTGGGAAGTGAAATGCGACGTCGCTTTTCCTTCTGCAACACAGAATGAAATACACGAAAGTGATGCCAAGAAACTGGTCAAGAATGGCTGTATCTGCGTTGCTGAAGGCGCCAATATGCCTACCAGACCAGAAGCAATAAAAATATTTCAACAAGCTAAAATTCTCTTCGGGCCTGGTAAAGCGGCAAATGCTGGTGGAGTTGCTATTTCTGGTCTGGAGATGTCTCAAAATAGCCAAAGATTATCCTGGAGTCACCAAGAAGTGGATAAAAAACTACACGATATTATGGTAGCTATTCACGAACAGTGCGTGAAATATGGTAAACAAGGCAATTATATTGATTATGTTAAAGGTGCAAATACTGCCGGGTTTGTAAAAGTTGCAGATGCTATGTTGGATCAGGGGGTAGTATAGGAAGAGTATGTGAGGAAAATGGTTGGACAAATGTCCAGTTTACCATAGCCAAGGCCTTACCGGATCCCTCCAAAACTGTTACCAGAAACCTCCAGGAAATAAACAATGCAGGAACAATGCATAAAGATTGGATAGCTATTTTAGATTTTGGTTCGCAATATACTCATCTCATTGCTCGCCGGGTAAGAGAGTGCGGTGTTTATTCAGAAATAGTCGGTTATAATATCGATGCAGATAAACTTTTAAAAAGAGCGCCAAAGGCTATTATTTTCTCCGGTGGACCGGCTAGCGTTACTTCAAGAAAAAATCCTATGTGCGATAGAGATATTTTTAATATAAATATTCCTGTTCTTGGTATTTGTTATGGGGCACAACTTATGGCTAAAGCTCTGGGCGGCAGAGTAGTAAAAGCCAATGCAAGGGAATATGGAAAGGTTACTCTTCAGGTCAAATCGAGAGAAAACCTATTTAGAGGATTATCTTCCAAGGAAACTATCTGGATGAGTCATGGAGATAAGATTTTGCGATTACCCCGGGATTTTCGGATAATCGGGTCAACAGAGAATTCTCCCATTACAGCAATGGAGAATAAGGTGAGAAGATTCTATGGACTCCAATTTCATCCCGAAGTAGTTCATACGCCCAAAGGAAAAAATATATTAAAGAATTTCCTTTTTCATTTGGCAGATTGCAGACCTTCCTGGAGTATGCATTCGTTTGTTAAAGGTTCGATTAAGGAACTAAAAGAAAAAATAGGCAATAAAAAAGTTCTATGTGCATTAAGTGGAGGTGTAGATTCATCTGTTTTAGCAGCATTACTCCATAAGGCTATAGGAAAGAATTTAATAGCCATCTTTATTGATAACGGGCTTTTGCGCAAAGATGAAGTAGCACTTGTTAAAAGAAGATTCAAGAATCATTATCGGATTAACTTAAAGGTTGTAAATGCACAAGATACCTTTTTAAAAGGCTTAAAAGGGGTTAAGAATCCTGAAACCAAACGCAAGATTATAGGAAGATCATTTATAGAGGTCTTTGAGAGAGAGGCCAAGAAGTTGGGGAAGATTAAGTTTTTAGCCCAGGGCACATTATATCCAGATGTAATTGAATCAAGGTCTCCCGGTGGTGGACCTTCGGCAACTATTAAGACCCACCATAATGTGGGAGGATTACCACGCCATTTAAAGCTTGAGTTAATTGAGCCACTAAAAAATTTATTTAAAGATGAAGTAAGACTCGTTGGCAAAGAACTGGAGTTGCCCGATGATATTATTTACAGGCAGCCTTTCCCCGGTCCAGGACTGGCAGTTAGGATCATTGGTGCTATTACCAAAGAAAGATTGGATATCTTGCGTCAGGCAGACTGGATATTAATAGATGAGATAAAACGGGCAAAATTATATCGGAAATTGTGGCAGTCTTTCTGTGTGCTCTTACCCGTAAAGACAGTAGGTGTTATGGGAGACCAGAGGTCATATGAGAATCTTTTGGCCGTAAGAGCGGTAACAAGTGAGGATGCAATGACTGCTCATTGGGCGAGGCTTCCCTATGAAATACTGGAGAGAATTTCTAATCGTATTATAAATGAAGTCAAAGGGATAAACCGTGTGGTATATGATATTTCTTCTAAACCACCAAGCACAATTGAATGGGAATAAGAAATAGAATCTCACAACCCTCCTCACCCCTGGCCGTTAAGGCCCAGAATGGGCAGGCGGCACGGGCAGGCTCAATCCTCTCCCCTAATGGGAGAGGAAGCAACAAGAGTGGGATTTCAGTACTCATTAAAGAAAGGAGGCTATTTAATGGAGACGCAAGTTAAGGTTGATGTAGAAGTGGCAAAAGAATTGGGACTTACGGAAGAAGAATTTAATGAGATAAAGAAGTTGCTCGGTAGAGTTCCAAATTTTACAGAATTGGGTGTTTTTTCAGCTATGTGGTCGGAGCATTGTAGCTATAAGAATTCACGTAAGTTGTTTACACTCTTCCCTACTAAAGGCAAACAGGTATTGGTTGGTGCAGGCGAGGAAAACTCTGGAATAGTTGATATAGGTGATGGCTTAGGAGTTGCCTTTAAAATAGAATCGCACAATCATCCTTCAGCAGTAGAGCCCTTTGAGGCTTCAGCCACAGGTATAGGCGGATGCTTAAGGGATATATTTACCACTGGAGCAAGACCTGTTGCCGGCTTAGGGGCATTGAGATTCGGAAGTCTGGATAACGAAAGAGTTAAATTCTTGTTTAAAGAAGTTATTAGAGGGTTAGCTCATTATGCCAATACCGCAGAGATTAGTGCAGTGGGCGGTGAGACTTATTTTGATGAGAGTTATGAAGGCAATCCTTTAGTTAATGCCTTTGTTGTGGGTATTGTAAAGCATGATAATATTGTAAGAGGCACCGCATACGGAGTAGGAAATCCTGTATATTATATAGGAGGAGAGACAGGAAGAGATGGTGTGGGCGGGGCAAGTTTTGCTTCCAAAGAAATTACTGAGGAGTCTAGTTCTGATACAGGCGCAGTGGCCATAGGTAATCCAGAACTGGGAAAACGTTTAAGAAAAGCCTGCCTGGAATTGATAGAAAAGGGGCTTGTCGTGGGAATGCAGGATATGGGTGCAGCTGGACTTACTTGCTCTTCCTCGGAGACAGCCGCCAGAGGCGGAACAGGCATTGAAATAGATGTTGCCTTAATTCCCCAGAGAGAAAAAGGGATGACACCTTACGAAATCCTCCTGTCCGAATCGCAAGAGAGGATGCTGGCTATCTTGAAAGATGGCAAGGAAAAAGAGGCTCTGGATATATTGAAAAAGTGGAATATCGATGCGGCAAGAATCGGGAAAGTAACGGATGATAAAATGATGCGGGTCAAGGAGAATGGGGTGGTGGTTTGCGAAGTTCCTGCAGAGGCCCTTACCAAAAAGGCTCCTCTTTATGATAGAGAAGTTGCAGAGCCTGCCTACTTGAAAGAGGCACAAAAGTTGACTCGGGAATCGATACAGCTGCCAGATGACTTCAATAAAGTGTTATTGCGATTACTCGACTCCCCCACTATTGCCAGCAAAGAATCAGCATATAAAAAATTTACTGCTATAGATAAGAATGAAGTAGCAGTAGGAGCAGGTTCAGATGCAGCTGTGGTTAAAGTTAAAGGCACTAAAAAGGCCTTAGCCATAAGCGTAGATTGCAATGGCAGGTATTGCTATCTGAATCCCTATAATGGGGCGATGATGGCGGTGGCCGAAGCAGCAAGGAATATAGTTTGCAGTGGAGGGAGACCGCTGGCAATTACTGACGGTTTGAATTTTGGCAATCCCATGAAACCTGAAAACTACTGGCAATTTGAGAAGTGTATAGAAGGGCTTTCTGCAGCATGCAAGGTTTTGAATACACCGGTTGTCAGCGGTAATGTAAGCTTTTATAATGAAAATCCCAAGGGCGCAGTAGACCCCACTCCTATAGTGGGAATGGTGGGGTTGATAAAAGATGCGGATAAATATGTTACTCAGGATTTTAAGAATGAGGCTGATTTAATAGTCCTCTTGGGTGAAAATAAGCCTGACCTTTCCGGTAGTGAATATTTGTATCTGGTGCACAAACAGAAGAAGGGTAATCCACAGATAGATATAAACATGGAGAAGGCTGTTCAGGAAGCATGCCTGGAAGCGATCGAATCAGGTATTATCAATTCTGCCCATGATTGTTCCGAAGGCGGATTGGCAGTAACCCTGACTGAATCGTGTATAGCCAGGGCAAACAAAATGTTGGGCGCAGTGATAAAGTTGGATGAGTCTAAAAACAAAAATATAAGGATAGATGAGATTCTGTTTGGTGAGACGCCTTCCAGAATAGTAGTTTCTCTGAATAAAGATAAACTGAGCGCCTTAGAAAAGATATTGAAAAGACATTCAGTCCCGTATCAGATTCTGGGCGATGTTAAAGGAGATAGATTGGTAGTTAAATACAAAGAAAAGACGATAATCGATCTTCCTTTGGCCACATTAAGTAATACCTGGAGAAAGGCAATCCCCTCAAGATTATAATATGGGTAAAGCTCCCTCTCCCCTCTGGAGGCGGGTGGAGTCCTCCCGAAAGGGAGGGTAAATATTAGTGACATTTCCTCTCCCAAAGGGGAGAGGGTAAGGGTGAGGGGAAAAGTAGAGAAAGAGGTATAATATAACGATGAAACCAGTAAAAGTAATTCCCTGTTTGGATATCAAGGATGGAAGAGTAGTTAAGGGTGTAAAGTTTGTTGATTTAAAAGATGCCCGCGACCCGGTGGAAGCAGCCTCTGCTTACTGTGCTGCAGGTGCGGATGAGTTGGTATTTCTGGATATTGCTGCTTCTGTGGAGTCAAGGCCCACGCGTTTGGATTGGGTGAAAAAGGTAAAACAAGTAACCACTGTGCCTTTTTGTGTAGGCGGAGGCATCAGAGGTTTGGAAGATATGCAGGCTCTTTTTAATCTCGGAACGGATAAAGTCTCTATTAATACAGCTGCAGTTAAAAATCCCGGTTTAATCAAAGAAGCTAGTGAAAGATTTGGTAAAGAAAAGGTTATTGTAGCTATTGACGGAAGGAAAAATCCTCCTGGTAGTTCTCGCCCAAGATTAGAAGTTTTAATTATGGGCGGAGAAGAACCCACAGGCTTAGATGTAGTTGAATGGGCAAAGCGAGTTGAGCAATTAGGTGCAGGGGAGATTCTTTTAACCAGCAAGGACGCTGATGGTACTAAGGATGGATACGATATTGAGATGACTCGTCTTGTTTCAGAATCAGTGGACATTCCCGTGACTGCCTCTGGAGGAGCAGGAAAATTGGAGCACTTCTATGATGCGGTGACCAAAGGAAAAGCAGATGCAGTTCTCGCTGCTTCTGTGTTTCACTTTGGAGAATATAAAATAAAAGAAGTGAAAGATTATCTTTCGAGCAAAGGAATAAATGTAAGAACTTAGAAATTTCTTGACAAAAGAGGAAAAGAACAGGTAATATATGGAGTCTTCCGGCAATAGTGACTGGAGGGCTTTTTTGTTTAGCTCAACCTAATCTCCTCTCCCCTTGGGGGAGAGGGGAAGGGCGA is part of the bacterium genome and harbors:
- the purL gene encoding phosphoribosylformylglycinamidine synthase subunit PurL, with amino-acid sequence METQVKVDVEVAKELGLTEEEFNEIKKLLGRVPNFTELGVFSAMWSEHCSYKNSRKLFTLFPTKGKQVLVGAGEENSGIVDIGDGLGVAFKIESHNHPSAVEPFEASATGIGGCLRDIFTTGARPVAGLGALRFGSLDNERVKFLFKEVIRGLAHYANTAEISAVGGETYFDESYEGNPLVNAFVVGIVKHDNIVRGTAYGVGNPVYYIGGETGRDGVGGASFASKEITEESSSDTGAVAIGNPELGKRLRKACLELIEKGLVVGMQDMGAAGLTCSSSETAARGGTGIEIDVALIPQREKGMTPYEILLSESQERMLAILKDGKEKEALDILKKWNIDAARIGKVTDDKMMRVKENGVVVCEVPAEALTKKAPLYDREVAEPAYLKEAQKLTRESIQLPDDFNKVLLRLLDSPTIASKESAYKKFTAIDKNEVAVGAGSDAAVVKVKGTKKALAISVDCNGRYCYLNPYNGAMMAVAEAARNIVCSGGRPLAITDGLNFGNPMKPENYWQFEKCIEGLSAACKVLNTPVVSGNVSFYNENPKGAVDPTPIVGMVGLIKDADKYVTQDFKNEADLIVLLGENKPDLSGSEYLYLVHKQKKGNPQIDINMEKAVQEACLEAIESGIINSAHDCSEGGLAVTLTESCIARANKMLGAVIKLDESKNKNIRIDEILFGETPSRIVVSLNKDKLSALEKILKRHSVPYQILGDVKGDRLVVKYKEKTIIDLPLATLSNTWRKAIPSRL
- the guaA gene encoding glutamine-hydrolyzing GMP synthase, producing MHKDWIAILDFGSQYTHLIARRVRECGVYSEIVGYNIDADKLLKRAPKAIIFSGGPASVTSRKNPMCDRDIFNINIPVLGICYGAQLMAKALGGRVVKANAREYGKVTLQVKSRENLFRGLSSKETIWMSHGDKILRLPRDFRIIGSTENSPITAMENKVRRFYGLQFHPEVVHTPKGKNILKNFLFHLADCRPSWSMHSFVKGSIKELKEKIGNKKVLCALSGGVDSSVLAALLHKAIGKNLIAIFIDNGLLRKDEVALVKRRFKNHYRINLKVVNAQDTFLKGLKGVKNPETKRKIIGRSFIEVFEREAKKLGKIKFLAQGTLYPDVIESRSPGGGPSATIKTHHNVGGLPRHLKLELIEPLKNLFKDEVRLVGKELELPDDIIYRQPFPGPGLAVRIIGAITKERLDILRQADWILIDEIKRAKLYRKLWQSFCVLLPVKTVGVMGDQRSYENLLAVRAVTSEDAMTAHWARLPYEILERISNRIINEVKGINRVVYDISSKPPSTIEWE
- the hisF gene encoding imidazole glycerol phosphate synthase subunit HisF, whose protein sequence is MKPVKVIPCLDIKDGRVVKGVKFVDLKDARDPVEAASAYCAAGADELVFLDIAASVESRPTRLDWVKKVKQVTTVPFCVGGGIRGLEDMQALFNLGTDKVSINTAAVKNPGLIKEASERFGKEKVIVAIDGRKNPPGSSRPRLEVLIMGGEEPTGLDVVEWAKRVEQLGAGEILLTSKDADGTKDGYDIEMTRLVSESVDIPVTASGGAGKLEHFYDAVTKGKADAVLAASVFHFGEYKIKEVKDYLSSKGINVRT